The Besnoitia besnoiti strain Bb-Ger1 chromosome IV, whole genome shotgun sequence genome contains a region encoding:
- a CDS encoding nuclear factor NF4 (encoded by transcript BESB_056140), with amino-acid sequence MSQRPSSLPPSWSAAELAANPREFAAFQWVTGFAEALTVNSPRKPVEPGSTEGQDDAGATPPAPPLPNLKFKGWEKGPRNSAANARRVAKAFSAVIPESAKLHLFTMGRETEDPEFDSAAMRLEIPGFGLVSGGVDLVIAKGSGSLRRPPPHNGLTMMDDAQAVIECDVDIAAVTRKQLRQLYVKTVLVHLLREKPVSVFLTDMENGAIKASVLAGARGVPMVIYERLSPEGFVKELQHCYKKPAVTAKAMIAIRRFKYDWCLAESRTRPPCAIDGRTGRQALEASEPAASAAAAPASGASPSLAPLPAAAAAPAASACEPVREGENKETTFVTPKKRGRKARDPSAAAVAAAAPTESEGATPAAAKPKAGATPKQRAVPKKMKTEAAAYAQATPAAAKSEPANVPVAPASPAVAPAAPKKAAAPARPAPAAEPTKAPESDSDSDSSSDDDSEPETRAPVKTLAKPAVYATANGAPAMKVAPQETDSSSSEESSDDED; translated from the exons ATGTCCCAGCGACCGTCTTCGTTACCCCCTTCCTGGTCTGCTGCCGAGCTGGCAGCTAACCCGCGAGAATTCGCTGCCTTTCAATGGGTGACGGGTTTCGCAGAAGCTCTCACTGTGAACTCCCCCCGAAAACCGGTGGAGCCTGGCAGCACTGAAGGACAAGATGATGCCGGAGCGACTCCTCCGGCCCCTCCCCTACCTAATCTGAAATTCAAGGGCTGGGAAAAG GGACCGCGGAACAGCGCGGCAAATGCACGCCGCGTGGCGAAAGCCTTCTCAGCAGTCATCCCAGAGTCGGCGAAGCTCCACCTCTTCACCATGGGGCGGGAGACAGAAGACCCTGAGTTCGACTCCGCAGCAATGAGACTCGAAATCCCAGGCTTCGGTCTGGTGTCTGGCGGCGTCGATCTGGTCATTGCGAAAGGCAGTGGAAGCctgcgccgtcctcctccgcataA CGGCCTCACCATGATGGATGACGCGCAAGCTGTCATCGAGTGCGACGTCGACATTGCGGCCGTGACGCGCAAGCAGCTGCGACAGCTCTATGTGAAGACAGTGCTGGTGCACCTTTTGAGGGAGAAGCCCGTCTCGGTCTTCCTCACCGACATGGAGAATGGCGCCATCAAGGCGTCAGTTCTCGCTGGAGCCCGAG GCGTCCCCATGGTCATTTACGAACGCCTGAGCCCCGAAGGCTTCGtgaaggagctgcagcactGCTACAAGAAACCTG CGGTcacggcgaaggcgatgaTCGCCATCCGCCGCTTCAAGTACGACTGGTGCCTCGCAGagtcgcgcacgcgcccgccgtgCGCCATCGACGGGCGCACTGGGCgacaggcgctggaggcgagcgagcctgcggcgtcggcggcggcggctccggcATCGGGCGCGAGTCCGAGCCTTGCGCCGCttcctgccgcggcggccgcgccggcggcgagtgcATGCGAGCCCgttcgcgaaggcgagaacaAGGAGACGACCTTCGTGACCCCGAAGAAGCGTGGCAGGAAGGCACGAGatccctccgccgcagcggtggctgccgccgctcccaCCGAGTCCGAGGGCGCCACTCCGGCCGCTGCCAAACCGAAGGCCGGCGCGACTCCGAAGCAGCGCGCCGTCCCGAAGAAAATGAAgaccgaggcggcggcctaCGCTCAGGCGACTCCAGCTGCGGCTAAATCAGAGCCCGCGAACGTCCCTGTGGCACCTGCCAgccccgccgtcgctcctgcggcgcccaagaaggccgcggcgcctgcgcggccagCCCCCGCAGCAGAGCCGACGAAGGCCCCCGAGTCTGACTCCGACTCGGACTCGTCTTCGGACGACGACTCCGAGCCcgagactcgcgcgccggtGAAAACCCTGGCGAAACCCGCCGTCTACGCGACCGCaaacggcgcgcctgcgatgAAGGTGGCGCCCCAGGAGACCGATTCTTCGAGTAGCGAAGAGtccagcgacgacgaagactaG